The following proteins are co-located in the Pseudomonas sp. ATCC 13867 genome:
- a CDS encoding SMR family transporter, producing the protein MKLTHALYPVAGLLLMYVMVGLSYYFLALAIKHVPVGVAYALWEGIGIVLITLVSAAWLGENLTLEKGLGLAVMIAGILLVKSGTRKGEPEAGREAATC; encoded by the coding sequence ATGAAACTTACCCATGCGTTGTACCCGGTTGCGGGTCTGCTGCTGATGTACGTCATGGTTGGCCTGTCGTACTACTTCCTCGCCCTGGCCATCAAGCATGTGCCGGTGGGCGTGGCCTACGCCCTGTGGGAAGGCATCGGCATCGTGCTGATCACCCTGGTCAGCGCTGCCTGGCTGGGCGAGAACCTGACCCTGGAGAAGGGGCTGGGCCTGGCCGTGATGATCGCCGGCATCCTGCTGGTGAAGTCCGGTACCCGCAAGGGCGAGCCTGAGGCCGGCAGGGAGGCTGCCACATGCTGA
- the mdtI gene encoding multidrug/spermidine efflux SMR transporter subunit MdtI, with product MLNHELIPMAWLGLAIVLEVIANLLLKYSDGFRKRALGVFSILCVLGAFTALSQAVRGIELSVAYAVWGGFGILATVAMGWALFGQRLAWRGWVGLTMLVLGMGLLKLA from the coding sequence ATGCTGAACCATGAGCTGATTCCGATGGCCTGGCTGGGCCTCGCCATTGTCCTGGAAGTGATCGCCAACCTGCTGCTGAAGTATTCCGACGGCTTTCGCAAGCGCGCCCTGGGCGTCTTCTCGATTCTCTGTGTGCTGGGCGCCTTCACCGCGCTGTCGCAGGCGGTGCGCGGCATCGAGCTGTCGGTGGCCTACGCGGTGTGGGGCGGCTTCGGCATCCTCGCCACCGTGGCGATGGGCTGGGCCCTGTTCGGCCAGCGCCTGGCGTGGCGTGGCTGGGTCGGCCTGACGATGCTGGTGCTGGGCATGGGCTTGCTGAAGCTGGCCTGA
- a CDS encoding ATP-grasp domain-containing protein, translating into MTAIGSFSAEAVITSLRRDPQARVVGVSSLPREWNASSPLLDAFHRVPAARDVLSYVGRVLDICETERVTHVLPLIDPEVDAFTRHQEAFSSRGITLCMAPAETVYISRDKWLVFEAFRDNPDIRPIPTWKMEDSAVEDLAFPLLAKPRDGRNSEGLVRIYDGEDLRHFRKKLKDREYVVQPLLDGDVCVVDIVRQRETGQWAGIARQELVRTPNGAGLTVRMLNDPLLVDAAGQIARTLDANGCINIEFLVQDGTSQLMDINPRFSGGIVFSHLSGYDMVSNHLRCFSGSMLDEPVAPIPAIHARHYVEVTFTDPQ; encoded by the coding sequence ATGACCGCTATTGGCTCGTTCTCCGCCGAAGCGGTCATCACCTCGCTCCGTCGCGACCCGCAGGCCCGGGTCGTGGGCGTCAGTTCCCTGCCCCGGGAATGGAACGCCAGCTCGCCCTTGCTGGACGCGTTCCACCGGGTGCCCGCCGCGCGGGACGTTCTTTCCTATGTCGGCCGTGTGCTGGACATCTGCGAAACCGAGCGGGTCACCCATGTGCTGCCGCTCATCGACCCCGAGGTCGATGCGTTCACGCGGCACCAGGAAGCGTTCTCCAGTCGCGGCATCACGCTGTGCATGGCGCCCGCCGAAACCGTGTACATCAGTCGGGACAAGTGGCTCGTCTTCGAGGCGTTTCGGGACAATCCGGACATTCGTCCCATCCCGACCTGGAAGATGGAAGATTCCGCCGTGGAAGACCTGGCCTTTCCGTTGCTCGCCAAACCGCGCGACGGCCGCAACAGCGAGGGCCTGGTGCGGATCTACGACGGGGAGGACCTGCGCCACTTCCGCAAGAAGCTGAAGGATCGCGAGTACGTCGTGCAGCCGCTGCTCGATGGCGACGTGTGCGTCGTGGATATCGTGCGACAGCGCGAGACGGGGCAGTGGGCGGGCATCGCCCGCCAGGAGCTGGTGCGAACCCCCAATGGCGCCGGCCTGACCGTGAGGATGCTGAACGACCCGTTGCTGGTCGATGCGGCAGGCCAGATCGCGCGGACCCTGGACGCCAATGGCTGCATCAACATCGAGTTTCTGGTGCAGGACGGCACGTCACAACTGATGGACATCAACCCCCGCTTCTCCGGAGGGATCGTCTTCAGTCATCTTTCCGGCTACGACATGGTGAGCAACCACCTGCGCTGCTTCTCCGGGTCGATGCTCGACGAGCCCGTTGCACCCATTCCGGCCATCCATGCCCGGCATTATGTGGAGGTCACCTTCACGGACCCTCAGTGA
- a CDS encoding AEC family transporter: protein MFHVLSVVLPIFALILVGWLCRRTNRLGPQAASEINKLVVWLCLPALLFKVTATSTWAEIWQPGFLAAFTGGCLLVFFATLAWRLLQGRALPAASIDGLSASYANTGYMGIPLCLLVFGQDGLEPALIASLLVVCVLFAIAVVCIEVGLQNEKHIGRAIAVVLKALGKNPLVVSPILGGLWAASGIGLPMPLLHFLDMLAAATTPCALVSLGLFLAQKQETQGPRVGAWPLVAIKLVGQPLLTGFLAYTVFDLPPLWADSALLLSALPTGTGPFMLAEYYRREAAVVSRSILVSTLGSLVTLSLCLLWIAR, encoded by the coding sequence ATGTTCCACGTCCTGTCCGTCGTCCTGCCGATCTTCGCGCTGATCCTGGTCGGCTGGCTGTGCCGGCGCACCAACCGGCTCGGGCCGCAGGCGGCGTCGGAGATCAACAAGCTGGTGGTCTGGCTGTGCCTGCCGGCGCTGCTGTTCAAGGTCACCGCCACCTCCACCTGGGCGGAAATCTGGCAACCGGGCTTCCTCGCCGCCTTCACCGGCGGCTGCCTGCTGGTGTTCTTCGCCACCCTCGCCTGGCGATTGCTGCAAGGCCGCGCGCTGCCGGCGGCGAGCATCGACGGGCTCAGCGCGTCCTACGCCAACACCGGGTACATGGGGATTCCACTGTGCCTGCTGGTGTTCGGCCAGGACGGCCTTGAACCGGCGCTGATCGCCTCCCTGCTGGTGGTCTGCGTGCTGTTCGCCATCGCCGTGGTGTGCATCGAGGTCGGGCTGCAGAACGAGAAGCACATTGGCCGCGCCATCGCCGTGGTGCTCAAGGCGCTGGGCAAGAACCCCCTGGTGGTGTCGCCGATCCTCGGCGGGCTCTGGGCCGCGAGCGGCATCGGCCTGCCCATGCCGCTGCTGCATTTCCTCGACATGCTCGCCGCCGCCACCACGCCCTGCGCGCTGGTGTCCCTCGGCCTGTTCCTCGCGCAGAAGCAGGAAACGCAAGGCCCACGGGTCGGCGCCTGGCCGCTGGTGGCGATCAAGCTGGTCGGCCAGCCGCTGCTCACCGGGTTCCTCGCCTACACGGTGTTCGACCTGCCGCCGCTGTGGGCGGATTCGGCGCTGCTGCTCAGCGCTCTGCCCACCGGCACCGGGCCGTTCATGCTCGCCGAGTACTACCGGCGCGAGGCGGCGGTGGTGTCGCGCAGCATCCTGGTGTCGACGCTGGGGTCGCTGGTGACGTTGTCGTTGTGCCTGCTGTGGATTGCGCGCTGA
- a CDS encoding SDR family NAD(P)-dependent oxidoreductase — MNKIVAITGGFGYLGSVVGQAFAAAGWQVALLDRAVSPRYPQAGALSLGSVDLTDSAAARTAIDQAAEHFGGLDALINVAGGFHWETLADGDVDTWDLMYRINLRTAVVSSQAALAHLKARGHGRILNIAATAATRAALGMGAYAAAKAGVMRLTEALAEELKDARITVNALMPSIIDTPQNRTDMPDAEFDRWVRPEQLAATLLFLASDNAAAITGACIPVTGRV; from the coding sequence ATGAACAAGATCGTCGCCATCACCGGTGGTTTCGGCTACCTGGGCAGCGTGGTCGGCCAGGCCTTCGCCGCTGCCGGCTGGCAGGTCGCGCTGCTCGACCGGGCCGTCAGTCCGCGTTATCCACAGGCCGGGGCGCTGTCCCTGGGCAGCGTCGACCTGACCGACAGCGCCGCCGCCCGCACCGCCATCGACCAGGCCGCCGAACACTTCGGCGGGCTCGATGCGCTGATCAACGTGGCCGGTGGCTTCCACTGGGAAACCCTGGCCGATGGTGACGTCGACACCTGGGACCTGATGTACCGCATCAACCTGCGCACCGCCGTGGTCTCCAGCCAGGCCGCGCTGGCACACCTGAAGGCCCGCGGGCACGGACGCATTCTCAACATCGCGGCCACCGCCGCGACCCGCGCGGCCCTGGGGATGGGCGCCTACGCGGCCGCCAAGGCCGGGGTGATGCGCCTGACCGAGGCGCTGGCCGAGGAACTCAAGGACGCGCGCATCACCGTCAACGCGCTGATGCCGAGCATCATCGACACCCCGCAGAACCGCACCGACATGCCCGATGCCGAGTTCGACCGCTGGGTGCGCCCGGAGCAGTTGGCGGCAACCCTGCTGTTCCTCGCCTCGGACAATGCGGCGGCGATCACCGGCGCCTGCATCCCGGTTACCGGGCGCGTCTGA
- a CDS encoding metallophosphoesterase, whose protein sequence is MNTLLPERPLQRFARNLRGRDFVVGDVHGHFELLERLLERVAFDTAADRLFAAGDLVDRGPYSPRVLEWLGHPWFASVRGNHEQLVIDSVLAGDDRDLHFRNGGAWLYALPQDEREHIARRLQHLPLAIEVDIGESRRVGIVHAEAPISSAFPDWDSGMAALAGELGNAARRNAAALAMWARTRIEGEDDTRVPGLERLYVGHTAQARVRRLGNTHYIDTGSGYADGTLSLVDLHSGAVETAVAH, encoded by the coding sequence ATGAATACCCTCTTGCCGGAACGCCCCCTGCAACGCTTCGCGCGCAACCTGCGCGGACGCGATTTCGTGGTGGGGGATGTGCACGGCCATTTCGAACTGCTCGAACGCCTGCTGGAACGGGTGGCGTTCGACACCGCCGCCGACCGCCTGTTCGCCGCCGGCGACCTGGTGGACCGGGGCCCTTATTCGCCGCGTGTGCTGGAGTGGCTGGGGCATCCCTGGTTCGCCTCGGTGCGCGGCAACCATGAGCAACTGGTGATCGACTCGGTGCTGGCCGGCGACGACCGCGACCTGCACTTCCGCAACGGCGGCGCCTGGCTCTACGCGTTGCCGCAGGACGAGCGCGAGCACATCGCCCGGCGCCTGCAGCACCTGCCGCTGGCCATCGAGGTGGATATCGGGGAGAGTCGCCGCGTGGGCATCGTCCACGCCGAAGCGCCGATCTCGTCAGCCTTCCCGGACTGGGACAGCGGCATGGCGGCCTTGGCGGGGGAGTTGGGCAACGCCGCCCGGCGTAACGCGGCGGCACTGGCAATGTGGGCGCGCACCCGCATCGAGGGCGAGGATGATACGCGGGTGCCCGGCCTTGAGCGCCTGTATGTCGGCCACACGGCGCAGGCCCGCGTGCGTCGGCTGGGCAACACGCACTACATCGACACCGGCAGCGGCTACGCCGATGGCACCCTGAGCCTGGTGGACCTGCACAGCGGGGCGGTGGAGACGGCGGTCGCGCACTGA